GAAGCTTTTTTTAGGGTGAGGGTAGTAAATACAAAGGATGTAACGTACCAGGTTACGCTGAACGGAGCTTACAATGAAAATATTGCCAAAAATGTGCCAGATCCGGTTTTCGACGGATCTTCAGGATTTACAACAATGTACAGAAGTGGTTATGACATCTCCAATATCTGGAGTGTGAACTGGGCGGGCTTAAATAACCAGGGTAATCCGCAGATTTATAACGCCAATGGCGTGGCTACAGCAGTCCTGGATACCGCCACAGTGGCTGGTGCAATGGTATACAGTGGAAAAGCCAGGGCACCCTGGACGGGTGGTTTTATCCATGATTTAAGGTATAAAGCTTTCTTTATGCGTACAGCCATCACGTTTAACTTTGGTGCGGTGATGCGTACCTATATTCCATACCCTACCAATGGTGCTGCAGAAACCAGCATCTTAATCAAAGACAGATGGCGTAAACCTGGAGATGAAAACTTCACCGATGTGCCGCGAATGGATGGAGGTAATGGTAGTAATTTAGGTTTCAGATCTTTAGTTACCCAAAATGGAACGAACAGTATTCTTTCAGCAAACAGCATGCGCCTGCAGGAACTGATGATAGGTTGTAACCTGCCAGCTACCCTTGTAAAAAGGTTGGGCATAGAAGGTTGTACCATTGCGCTCTCGGGCCAAAACCTGACTTCCTGGAACATGAACAAGTATCACATAGATCCTACGGTTGTAGACGGAAGGGGTGTTTTAGGTTTACCCATCCCAAAACAATATTCACTAAATATAAATGTCAATTTTTAATACCAATAGCATGAAAAATATTACCTATGGTTTACTGATGTTGATCGTGACAAGCAGCTTTATTTCCTGCAAAAAGTTTCTGGATGTGCTCCCTTCAAGTCAAACAGTGAACCCAACTACCATCAGAGATTTTCAGGAGGTTTTGAACAGTGATTCCCTAAGCAGGAGCCAGTTTTTTACACTGGACCTTATGACGGATGATGTGGATTTCTCGGCTCCACAACTGTTGGTAGCGGAGAACTTTTACCGCCGTACCTATTTGTGGGGGCCGGAGATGTGGTATCCCGCGCAACTGGACGTGATGTACAATTATACGTATTCCAGGATTTTGCAAATGAATGTGATCCTGAGCCGTGTAGAAAGTGCGGTTATTGATGGGCAGAATACCCTTGAAGCAAAAAATACAGTCATCTCACAGGCATTGATTAACCGGGCCTCCTATTACTTGCAATTGGTAAATGCCTACGGGCCTGCTTACGATGCCAATACCGCGGCTACTGATCTTGGGGTACCGCTGGTACTTACTCCCGACTCATATGCAAGTCCCGAAAGGGCCAGGGTGGAAGATATTTATCAGAATATCATCGGTGATTTAAAGAGGGCAGTGGCTAATACTGCTCTGCCTGCAAAAGGAAGAGATGTGATCCATCCGGGTAAGGCGGCAGGTTATGGCTTGCTGGCCAGGGCATATTTGTATCGCAATGACTATACAAACGCTTTGCTTTACGCAGATTCTTCACTGATCCTGGAAAGCAGGTTATTGAATTTGACCACCCAGACTTTCTTCCCGGTTCAGATCCAGGACCTCAGCCTAAATCCGGAAGTTTTACTGGGCAGGATCAGTACTGATGTAGGTTTTGTTTCCTCATTTGCCACCACCTTTATTATTGGACAGTCATTACTGGATAGTCTGGGCGGTACTTTAACTGCAGACCGGCGTTTCAACACCAGGTTTAGTGCCGGAAGGTATTCGACCAGGAATTATAATGGGAATACACAGAACCCACAGGTTATGGCATTTGATGCCAGTATCAGTGTTCCGGAGATGATGTTGATCAAAGCTGAATGTTTAGCCCGCAGTGGCAACTTTCAGGCAGCTGGATTGCTAATCAACCAAATCAGGACCAACAGAATTAGTGGTTTTTCAACTACTTCACGTAACTATACGGCATCGAATATCCTGAGTTATGTACTTGGAGAGCGAAGAAGGGAATTGTGTTTTAAAGGTGGACTGCGTTTGTTTGACCTGAAGCGATTAAATAAGGAACCCTCACGTAGCAAGGTTCTGGTGAGGTTAAATGCTGCAGGGGCAACCCTTGCCACCCTGCCTGTAGGTTCACCTCGCTATTTAGTACCTTTTTCAAGCGCTGTGCTGGCAGCCAATCCCAATATTGTTCAAAATCCGAGGTAGTCAATTATAATTATAAATAAAGTATTATGAGATCAGCAGTAAACAACTGGTATGATAAAAACCTGTTAACCGGCAATGCTATTGCGGCAGGTTTGCACAAAAATATTCTTTTTAGCCTTTTGGTATTGTTTGTCTGCTCTTGTTCAAAAGAGAAGCAGCTGGACCGTGATTTACTGTCGTTAAATGGTGGCGGCACTACATCTTTCGTTCAAACCGGCAACCTGGTTTACCTGAATGGTAATGGATACAGTTTGGACCGGAATTTCATGGGAATGCCCATTATGTTAAGTCAGTCTGCCGGTTCGCAGGATACTGTAACCGCAACGATAGATCCTTCGCTGGTTGCTACCTACAATAGTTTGCATAACGAGCGCAATCCCGTTGTCCCTGTGGGTGCTTTTACGGTATCAAACAATGGTAAATTTCCTGTTGCTGCGGGCGAAAGCCAGTTAAAGGATTCCCTGCATGTTACCTTAGTAAATGGTACTGTATTGGTGGACAGGACCGTTTACCTGGTTCCGGTACGTTTATCCACCAAAGGAAATGCTAAGCTAAGCTCTGAGGTAGTTTATATAAAATACTTCTTTACAATTGCGCAACTCAATGCCCGCATTCAGGGTATTTCGCGCTTTCCTTATATGACCATTGGTGTAGTTCCGGGAGGGATGATGAATGTATTTTGTACCAATACTTGCCCGGATCAATTGAAATTCCGCGTGAGCTTAAATACGATTTTCCCTGTTCATGAAACGGATGTTGAGGCAGCGCTGATGACGGACGCAGAAGTTGATGCGATAATGACTGCCAATAGATATTTTGGTGTGCGAATGTCACGACAGGTTTACGCATTAACAAAAAACCTGGTTAAGGTTCCTGTAACCTCTATGTTGAGTAGGGATAGTTTGGTGGTCTCGTATCCTAATAAAGCGCTGCTCGTAAGTGGTTCGTATAATTTTATGGGGCTTAAGCTGATACAACACACTGGTTCCGATTATGGTGTAGCGCCTTTGGCAGCAGATACGGCTAAGGTATTGGTGAGGATTTTGGTTCAATAGTTACGATAAATAAAATGATGATGACAACTAATCTGTTAACTGGGTGTATGATCGCCGGAGCATTTTGGCTTGGCAGCTGTGCGCAGCCGGTTGTTTCAAATGTATCGCATGCAGTTGAAAATAGAAGAGACAGCAGTTTGCTAAAGGTAGGTGACAAATGTCCGGATGATCTTGTTTTTAGGGATACCAGTGGAAAGGATGTCCGTCTGACCGATTTAAAAGGCAAATATGTTTTTATTGATGTATGGGCATCCTGGTGTGCCCCGTGTCGGGCGCAGCAGCCTTATCTGGCCGCCCTGGAAGAAAAAATGAAGGGCAAGGCGATCACCTTTGTCGGCATTTCAACCGATACCTATGATTTTAGATGGAAAGGTGCCATGCAAGGGGCAAAGATGAAAGGACACCAATGGATATTGAAAGATCTGGTATTTAACTACAGATTTGATGTCAGAGGAATTCCAAGGTATATTTTGCTGGACAAACAGAGCCGTATTGTTGATTTGAGATTAGTTAAGCCTCAGGATCCCCAGTTGGAAGTACAACTCAATAAATTAAAGGGCATATAACATATGACATTAGTTTCCCAAATAAAAGCCCTGATGACCGCTGTTGCTTTTGCTACTGTGGTGTATGTTCCAGCGCGGGCAGTTAGTAAGCCGAATGATAAAACGGCTGAGCTCCATCCAACGGAGAGTGAACAGGCCGCTTGCAGATTGGTGGTGAAAATGCTAGGCACCGATAACTATAAAAAAGTTGCATTGGATGACTCTTTATCTGTGTTGGTTTTTGAAAGATACCTGAAAGGCATGGATCAGAATCGGAGTTATCTGATGGCAAGTGATGTTGCCGGTTTCATTCCGTACAAAACCCATTTTGATGAAGACCTTAGGGATGGTAATCTCAGTGCTGCATTTGCGATGTACAATACTTATAAGATACGGTATGAAGAAAGGTTTCAGTATGCCATAAAACAATTGTTGAACAATTTCAATTTTAGTGTGAGGGAGATTTATACACCTGACCACAGGAAACTGCCTTTTATACGGACACAGGCTGAAATGGACAAGCTTTGGCGCCAGCGGGTTAAATATGACCTGTTGGAGCTTCAGCTGGCGAAACCGGATTTGCTGAAGAATAAAGAAATCCTTAGAAAAAGATACCAAGCCCTCTTAAATCAATCTGCTAGAACCTCAAGCCAGGATGTTTTCCAGTTATTTATGACTGCCTTTACCGCCTCTGTTGATCCGCATGTGGCCTATTTTACACCCTTTAACAGTGCTCAATTTAGTATTGAGGCATCCAGGGCTTTAGAGGGAATTGGTGCAGCACTGGCATTGGAGAATGAATTTGTAACCATTAAGACCATTACTGCGGGTGGGCCAGCTTATAAAACAAGGATGATCAATCCTGACGATCGGATACTTGCGATTGCACAGGGAAAGGATGGTGAATTCCAGGACATTTTTGGATGGAGATTAGATGATGCGATTGCCTTGATCCGCGGGCCTAAAGGAACCACTGTAAAGTTGAAGCTGCTGGCGAAAGGGAAAACCACTGCTGATGCAGCGCAGATTGTTGAGGTGCTGAGAGATAAGATCATATTAGAAGACCAGTCGGCTAAGCAAGAGGTCCGCAGCTATAAAGTAAATGGCAGGGACCTTAAAATTGGCGTGATCAGTATACCAGGTTTTTATATGGATTATGCCGCTGCGCAAAGGAGGGAAAGTAATTATAAAAGCACTACAAGAGATGTAAAGCTATTATTGGATACTTTAAAACAGAAAATGGTGGACGGAATTATGATAGACTTGCGCGGCAATGGCGGCGGATCATTGAATGAAGTGATTTCCCTGACAGGACTTTTTATCCATTCAGGCCCGGTGGTACAGGTAAAGGATTTGAGCCAGAAAATTCAGGTTTATGAAGACAGAGACACTTCAGTTTATTACAATGGCCCTTTGGCGGTGTTGGTAGACCGAAGGAGCGCATCGGCATCGGAGATTTTTGCGGCTGCAATACAAGATTATGGACGTGGGCTTATTTTAGGTTCGCAAACGTATGGTAAAGGCACTGTGCAGGCGCAGGTAAACCTGGACCGTGATTTACCGGGATTAACAGGATTACGGGTTAGTGCTCCCGGTGTGGCAAAAACACAGGACAAACTTGGCCAGCTTAATGTTACAACGGGCAAGTTCTACCGCATTACCGGTAGTTCAACCCAACATAAGGGCGTTAGTCCGGATATAGAAATGCAGTCATTTATTGCAACTTCAAAATATGGTGAAGACAATGAACCATCAGCCCTGCCCTGGGATACCATCAGAAAAAGTGAATATGTTAAATTGGGTTCATTGGATATGATTATGCCTGTACTAACCAATATGTATAAGACACGTAACCAGCGAAGCCAGGCTTACAAGGCGTATGGTGAGATGATCGGCTTTTACCAGGAACACGAATTTATAACCACTGTG
The nucleotide sequence above comes from Pedobacter sp. MC2016-14. Encoded proteins:
- a CDS encoding RagB/SusD family nutrient uptake outer membrane protein, which codes for MKNITYGLLMLIVTSSFISCKKFLDVLPSSQTVNPTTIRDFQEVLNSDSLSRSQFFTLDLMTDDVDFSAPQLLVAENFYRRTYLWGPEMWYPAQLDVMYNYTYSRILQMNVILSRVESAVIDGQNTLEAKNTVISQALINRASYYLQLVNAYGPAYDANTAATDLGVPLVLTPDSYASPERARVEDIYQNIIGDLKRAVANTALPAKGRDVIHPGKAAGYGLLARAYLYRNDYTNALLYADSSLILESRLLNLTTQTFFPVQIQDLSLNPEVLLGRISTDVGFVSSFATTFIIGQSLLDSLGGTLTADRRFNTRFSAGRYSTRNYNGNTQNPQVMAFDASISVPEMMLIKAECLARSGNFQAAGLLINQIRTNRISGFSTTSRNYTASNILSYVLGERRRELCFKGGLRLFDLKRLNKEPSRSKVLVRLNAAGATLATLPVGSPRYLVPFSSAVLAANPNIVQNPR
- a CDS encoding DUF1735 domain-containing protein: MRSAVNNWYDKNLLTGNAIAAGLHKNILFSLLVLFVCSCSKEKQLDRDLLSLNGGGTTSFVQTGNLVYLNGNGYSLDRNFMGMPIMLSQSAGSQDTVTATIDPSLVATYNSLHNERNPVVPVGAFTVSNNGKFPVAAGESQLKDSLHVTLVNGTVLVDRTVYLVPVRLSTKGNAKLSSEVVYIKYFFTIAQLNARIQGISRFPYMTIGVVPGGMMNVFCTNTCPDQLKFRVSLNTIFPVHETDVEAALMTDAEVDAIMTANRYFGVRMSRQVYALTKNLVKVPVTSMLSRDSLVVSYPNKALLVSGSYNFMGLKLIQHTGSDYGVAPLAADTAKVLVRILVQ
- a CDS encoding TlpA disulfide reductase family protein — protein: MMMTTNLLTGCMIAGAFWLGSCAQPVVSNVSHAVENRRDSSLLKVGDKCPDDLVFRDTSGKDVRLTDLKGKYVFIDVWASWCAPCRAQQPYLAALEEKMKGKAITFVGISTDTYDFRWKGAMQGAKMKGHQWILKDLVFNYRFDVRGIPRYILLDKQSRIVDLRLVKPQDPQLEVQLNKLKGI
- a CDS encoding carboxy terminal-processing peptidase codes for the protein MTLVSQIKALMTAVAFATVVYVPARAVSKPNDKTAELHPTESEQAACRLVVKMLGTDNYKKVALDDSLSVLVFERYLKGMDQNRSYLMASDVAGFIPYKTHFDEDLRDGNLSAAFAMYNTYKIRYEERFQYAIKQLLNNFNFSVREIYTPDHRKLPFIRTQAEMDKLWRQRVKYDLLELQLAKPDLLKNKEILRKRYQALLNQSARTSSQDVFQLFMTAFTASVDPHVAYFTPFNSAQFSIEASRALEGIGAALALENEFVTIKTITAGGPAYKTRMINPDDRILAIAQGKDGEFQDIFGWRLDDAIALIRGPKGTTVKLKLLAKGKTTADAAQIVEVLRDKIILEDQSAKQEVRSYKVNGRDLKIGVISIPGFYMDYAAAQRRESNYKSTTRDVKLLLDTLKQKMVDGIMIDLRGNGGGSLNEVISLTGLFIHSGPVVQVKDLSQKIQVYEDRDTSVYYNGPLAVLVDRRSASASEIFAAAIQDYGRGLILGSQTYGKGTVQAQVNLDRDLPGLTGLRVSAPGVAKTQDKLGQLNVTTGKFYRITGSSTQHKGVSPDIEMQSFIATSKYGEDNEPSALPWDTIRKSEYVKLGSLDMIMPVLTNMYKTRNQRSQAYKAYGEMIGFYQEHEFITTVPLNVKEFKLMRDQNAAATLAQSNKLRTAIGLPVLKAGEIRTKTDDLDFMKLEAGRILTDFIFLNTNRTR